The Thalassotalea psychrophila genome window below encodes:
- a CDS encoding glycosyltransferase produces MKKSHYKGYIDWVSSGFVRGWVFNPENNNEECSFSLKLNDEIIVESKANLFRADVKKAGFGNGKYGYCIKHGLTKEHVEDKELTLLDKNGNQIGKSHIIKSAIGVEPEISRVSIENEVLSFYVNVNDNIGLTFQVFHENSLFAQENKQLVKGKNELKFKCPISCFKDEFSHFTIGAKEIIDALWSNRIKTRNVDSSSNTALKGYIDMISSGFIRGWVFNKNEPDVSVNYKLEINGEVFFEGTASQYRADLEKIGFGNGKHGFCVEHKLPGNALQGNVIRLLDTNNIELIKPQVIYSKFITNAKSNAQVIDVNLALNELCIEIESSSANEIILQIFDDGFRICQKKISLRNGNNIETVLLPKELLNNKKHEITIGRGDCIEYLWSDQILLEESLLEHQPNALNSSLKGYIDCVSSGFIRGWVYNKNKPKEHIDYSIELDGKIISFSTAYDYRKDLIDAGIGNGEHGFCFKHDKQSEELSGKILRLLDSEGALVGKSFQIGKNNKPQFKIVNLSIYQHLLIIDVDVEIAAKLTFQCFFDTDRFFQRELSLGIGLNVLEVPLPEQTDTHHDKVLTIGVLEFIEPIWQQVVHLPQSSLDLFSSGPLSIEYFCATDQQSVIKRARLEAYQLRLSTNNNSDDIDYGSYYQWLNNPVSCPPKLMLQDHEKPQISIVLLANQSFDYYVKVISSLILSVSKVKFEVITSVQSNSQTYLHLREHAPNLILITDETDVISPLKVCVNKASTEKLLFINYANEICSGFLDELYKRSEYNFSLVTASLINEELEVVEQSYLDFETIGTQLSINHPENSYFRKIDAITISPFIIDKAIVEQYLLGYEGEEEQWQFGLALSEFLIQKNIDLFFTPFAQSFKVLNVNQNSESLNINEPAQSFSEKFEQYKIEQDKRGCDLRPTILLIDRSIPRPDRDAGSFAAVNDIKLLQSLGFHVVFIPNDFLYSIRYTEQLQYIGVEVVYAPYFASPFEALEYYLPKVSCIYITRYQNVEKYLPTIKAFSENVPVLFNNADLHFLREMRQAHLHNDKFLLENAEKTREREVEVMKSVDAILSYNEIEHVVIASHTFKTENIFKGPWVLSEKTSGKPFIEREGVSFLGGYDHLANVQAFEYFIKDILPVIVERTPDIKFYFYGSNMPEHMKNFQHDNVIMVGYVESLGEVYANHRVFIAPLLFGAGVKGKVLESAAYGLPSVLSPIAVEATGLIHNVSTLVATTTEEWVTYIEKLYLDNYLWDEIAKNQKQLVNSQYSFENAQEQFKMAIDYVGIKLPYGN; encoded by the coding sequence GTGAAAAAATCTCATTATAAAGGATATATAGATTGGGTATCCTCAGGTTTTGTTCGAGGCTGGGTATTTAACCCTGAGAATAACAATGAAGAATGTTCATTTTCACTTAAACTTAATGATGAAATTATTGTAGAAAGCAAAGCTAACTTGTTTAGAGCAGATGTAAAAAAAGCAGGCTTTGGTAATGGTAAATACGGTTATTGTATAAAGCATGGTTTAACTAAAGAGCATGTAGAAGATAAAGAGCTAACGTTATTAGATAAAAACGGAAATCAAATTGGTAAATCCCATATTATCAAATCTGCAATTGGGGTTGAACCTGAAATTTCAAGAGTTTCAATTGAAAATGAGGTTTTAAGTTTTTACGTAAACGTGAATGATAATATCGGGTTAACCTTTCAAGTTTTTCATGAAAATAGTCTATTTGCACAGGAAAATAAACAACTAGTTAAAGGTAAGAATGAATTAAAGTTTAAATGTCCAATTTCCTGTTTTAAGGATGAATTTTCACATTTTACTATCGGCGCAAAAGAAATTATTGATGCGCTATGGTCTAACCGTATCAAAACTCGTAATGTAGATTCTAGTTCAAATACTGCCTTAAAAGGCTATATTGATATGATTTCCTCTGGTTTCATAAGAGGCTGGGTATTTAATAAAAATGAACCTGACGTTTCTGTAAATTATAAATTAGAAATCAATGGGGAAGTTTTTTTTGAAGGAACTGCTAGTCAATATCGAGCTGACCTTGAAAAAATTGGATTTGGCAACGGTAAGCATGGTTTTTGCGTCGAACACAAGTTGCCAGGAAACGCACTTCAGGGAAATGTAATACGTTTATTAGATACAAATAACATTGAACTCATTAAACCACAAGTTATCTATAGTAAATTCATAACTAACGCTAAATCAAATGCTCAAGTTATTGATGTTAATTTAGCTTTAAATGAGCTCTGTATAGAGATTGAAAGTTCTAGTGCTAATGAAATTATCTTACAAATATTTGATGATGGTTTCCGAATTTGCCAAAAGAAAATATCACTTCGAAATGGTAATAATATAGAAACAGTCCTATTACCCAAAGAATTGCTAAATAATAAAAAACATGAGATCACAATTGGTCGAGGTGATTGTATTGAGTACCTTTGGTCAGATCAAATATTGTTAGAGGAGTCCCTTTTAGAGCATCAACCTAATGCTCTTAATTCCTCTTTAAAAGGCTACATTGATTGCGTCTCATCAGGCTTCATCCGTGGTTGGGTTTACAATAAAAATAAACCAAAAGAACACATTGACTACTCAATTGAGCTTGATGGCAAAATCATCAGTTTTTCCACTGCGTATGACTACCGTAAAGATTTGATTGATGCTGGAATTGGTAATGGTGAACATGGTTTTTGTTTTAAACATGATAAACAATCAGAGGAATTGTCAGGAAAAATTTTAAGGTTATTAGACTCTGAAGGGGCTCTTGTAGGTAAGTCTTTTCAGATTGGTAAAAACAACAAGCCTCAATTTAAAATAGTTAATTTGAGTATATATCAGCACTTGTTGATAATAGACGTTGATGTAGAAATTGCTGCTAAACTTACCTTTCAATGTTTTTTTGACACCGATCGTTTCTTTCAAAGAGAACTTTCACTAGGTATTGGCCTTAATGTTCTTGAAGTTCCTTTACCCGAACAAACTGATACTCATCATGATAAAGTATTAACGATAGGTGTATTAGAGTTTATTGAGCCCATATGGCAACAGGTAGTTCACTTACCTCAAAGCAGTTTAGATCTTTTTTCTAGTGGGCCATTATCAATTGAGTATTTTTGTGCAACTGATCAACAGTCTGTTATAAAAAGAGCAAGATTAGAAGCTTATCAATTGCGACTAAGTACAAACAATAACTCTGATGATATCGATTATGGTTCATATTACCAATGGTTAAATAACCCTGTTAGCTGTCCTCCTAAGCTTATGCTGCAAGATCATGAAAAACCACAGATATCCATTGTTTTATTAGCCAACCAATCATTTGATTACTACGTTAAAGTTATTTCATCCCTTATTTTATCCGTGAGCAAAGTGAAATTTGAAGTTATTACAAGTGTACAATCTAATTCTCAAACTTACCTACATTTAAGAGAACATGCTCCTAACTTGATTTTGATTACAGATGAAACCGATGTCATTTCCCCCTTAAAAGTATGCGTCAATAAAGCTTCAACTGAAAAACTATTATTTATTAATTACGCTAATGAAATTTGTTCTGGATTTCTAGATGAATTGTATAAGAGAAGTGAATACAATTTTTCACTAGTTACGGCATCATTAATAAATGAAGAGTTAGAAGTTGTAGAACAATCATATTTAGATTTTGAAACTATAGGTACTCAATTATCTATTAATCATCCTGAAAATAGTTATTTTAGAAAGATAGATGCAATAACCATATCCCCTTTTATTATTGATAAAGCTATTGTGGAGCAGTATTTACTCGGTTACGAGGGGGAGGAGGAACAATGGCAATTTGGGCTTGCATTATCAGAGTTTCTAATACAAAAAAACATAGATTTATTTTTTACTCCCTTTGCACAAAGCTTTAAGGTATTAAATGTTAATCAAAATTCAGAATCATTAAATATAAATGAACCAGCCCAAAGTTTTAGTGAAAAATTTGAACAGTATAAAATCGAACAAGATAAAAGGGGATGTGATTTACGCCCAACAATTTTATTGATTGATAGATCTATACCTAGACCGGATAGGGATGCAGGCTCTTTCGCCGCGGTTAATGATATTAAGTTATTACAATCACTTGGATTCCATGTCGTTTTTATTCCAAATGACTTTCTATATAGCATTCGTTATACCGAACAACTCCAATACATAGGCGTAGAGGTTGTATATGCACCTTACTTTGCTTCTCCTTTTGAGGCGTTGGAATACTATCTACCTAAGGTGAGCTGTATTTATATAACTAGATACCAAAATGTAGAGAAATATTTACCAACTATAAAAGCATTCTCAGAAAATGTTCCTGTACTGTTTAATAATGCAGATTTACATTTCCTAAGAGAGATGCGTCAAGCTCATTTACATAACGATAAATTCTTGCTTGAGAATGCAGAAAAAACAAGAGAACGAGAAGTTGAAGTAATGAAAAGTGTAGATGCAATATTATCTTATAATGAAATTGAGCATGTAGTTATAGCGTCACATACTTTTAAAACAGAAAACATCTTTAAAGGCCCCTGGGTTTTATCGGAAAAGACAAGTGGGAAACCCTTTATTGAAAGGGAAGGTGTATCATTTTTAGGAGGCTATGATCATCTCGCTAATGTACAGGCATTCGAATATTTTATAAAAGACATATTACCTGTAATTGTTGAAAGAACCCCTGATATTAAGTTTTATTTTTATGGCTCTAATATGCCCGAGCATATGAAGAATTTTCAGCATGATAATGTCATCATGGTCGGTTATGTTGAGTCTTTAGGTGAAGTTTATGCTAATCACAGGGTGTTTATTGCTCCTTTATTATTTGGAGCGGGTGTGAAAGGCAAAGTTCTTGAATCTGCAGCATATGGTCTGCCTTCGGTTTTATCCCCTATTGCTGTTGAAGCAACAGGTTTAATTCATAACGTGAGTACTTTAGTTGCGACCACTACTGAAGAATGGGTAACTTATATAGAAAAATTGTACTTAGATAATTACTTATGGGATGAAATAGCTAAAAATCAAAAACAGTTAGTAAATAGCCAATATAGTTTTGAAAATGCTCAAGAACAGTTTAAAATGGCCATAGACTATGTAGGTATTAAACTCCCCTATGGTAACTAA
- a CDS encoding CDP-glycerol glycerophosphotransferase family protein, translating to MIKQLKKFIKKLKQKRIKSTIVQSGLFDESWYKNKYVDLKDQNIDAVDHYLQFGYLEGRDPSPSFNTSYYLSNNHDVKLSGMNPLLHFILAGKIEGRRCLQPLDFDCLTSEKEAAKTKLTLIQHDNSLKMQERPLVGVYAYITDISILSELIKSLRLVSDVSVVCLSTTSKIKDAVNFELVNILPNLKVNFITEFSNHNDAYLQALEVVFNNQIELLLHIQQDDLLASDLSKKPHSNLIPLIANLNVINDIFYAFNEHDDIGFIGGGSAFLNNVPNSNVEKSCLINCINSIGFKEDPTVDYGGFVSSSYWARVEHLLPLLKLQGSDYSTGKQTLNIDNLHGILAKMSNARFALSFSRNNKIDSFSVIAIPRRMQSDYLINSDKGKLDQQLISAKEDFDYLSNSGLDYQLYGAKLDGFLLEPINYYVRYGVFFGDELSESFNSKLYKYEHLDNSNGTNPFINYLKVGQRKREKTFPNVNSFQQNKNIVLQSGLFDSEFYLKENPDVLAKNIDPLEHFCVYGWRELREPNPNFDLWQYWQRHLDSTQELINPLVHSIINEYNEPVEAIELSKGLSYESHQEIRRVCLFAGYDSQGVIDTYVVDYLAEISKYADIYYLADSEILADEMNKISHIVKGAWSFRHGAYDFGSYAKLALHLVGWENICDYDELILANDSCYLIDKLGPVFDKMDQQECDWWGMQATKGLFRTREKESNSFAENIPLSVVKERYLESYNQEYMYDFHIGSYFLTFRKEVLLGGDLEEVFKSVKKEKNKLNIIRKYEIGLTQRLINAGFNFSCFIDELYTFHPIYTNNHFALIEQGFPFLKRFLLTENHYKIPNLYEWENKLEHLKPGINLKPINDNILRIADNEKLYRNLNITLDSEGEPQYPELLTDEQFKQCDLHCEKHDDWWVFPVCAYDNNFTGNERALFEQVKNDKSIKKIILTRKNHIDIEGDNVEIVPLKSKAGQEFLLGSKYIFIKHTAQRNTVYPLDPKQHFFINLWHGIPLKRIGYTSKDLQHLLEPLGEEHAKHHSVICSSDVDRLAMASAFYPLTYNDMWITGLPRIDLVLKSIGQLPSDLLKELNYIKERVGNKKLILFCPTFKNGQDGSYYRFTPLDKLRLETFLKDNNYILGIREHMADKANSYYANLSELPVINLNNNKVSNIEMIYRVADILITDYSSCFIDFMVTGKPIFSFAYDYEHYINSERGLFYDLEFAVPGKVCKSFDGLIKGLQALIEEPDKHISKGEYQFKQNLFFKYLDANNSQRLVDKIKELYKKEL from the coding sequence ATGATCAAACAATTAAAAAAATTTATTAAGAAGTTAAAACAAAAAAGAATTAAATCCACTATTGTACAATCAGGATTATTTGATGAATCATGGTATAAGAATAAATATGTTGATCTGAAAGATCAAAATATTGATGCCGTGGACCACTATTTGCAGTTTGGTTATTTAGAAGGCCGGGACCCTAGCCCTAGTTTCAATACAAGCTATTATCTTAGCAACAACCATGATGTGAAACTTAGTGGTATGAATCCGTTATTACACTTTATTTTAGCTGGTAAAATTGAGGGAAGGAGATGTTTGCAGCCATTGGATTTTGACTGTTTAACTTCAGAAAAAGAGGCTGCTAAAACCAAGTTAACTCTTATTCAGCATGATAATTCTCTTAAAATGCAAGAGAGACCTTTAGTCGGGGTATATGCATATATAACAGATATTTCCATTTTATCTGAGCTTATTAAAAGTTTGAGACTAGTTTCTGATGTTAGTGTTGTTTGTCTATCGACTACATCTAAAATTAAGGATGCTGTGAACTTTGAACTCGTCAATATACTCCCCAACCTTAAAGTTAACTTTATAACAGAGTTTTCAAATCATAATGACGCGTATTTACAAGCATTAGAGGTAGTTTTCAATAATCAAATTGAATTGTTGTTGCATATACAACAAGACGATCTCTTAGCAAGTGATTTGTCAAAAAAGCCTCATTCTAATTTAATTCCGTTGATTGCTAATTTGAATGTGATCAATGATATTTTTTATGCGTTTAATGAGCACGATGATATAGGTTTTATTGGGGGAGGGAGCGCTTTTTTAAATAATGTCCCAAACTCAAACGTAGAAAAGTCTTGTTTAATCAACTGTATTAACTCTATAGGCTTTAAGGAAGATCCTACGGTTGATTATGGTGGCTTTGTTAGCAGTTCTTATTGGGCTCGCGTGGAGCATTTACTGCCATTGTTAAAGTTACAAGGTAGCGATTATTCCACTGGTAAACAAACGTTAAATATAGATAATTTGCACGGCATACTTGCAAAAATGAGTAATGCAAGATTTGCTTTATCTTTTTCTAGAAATAACAAGATTGATTCGTTTTCAGTTATAGCAATACCTAGGCGTATGCAAAGTGACTACTTAATAAATAGTGATAAAGGAAAACTAGACCAACAGCTTATAAGTGCTAAAGAAGACTTTGACTACTTATCGAACTCGGGCTTAGATTATCAATTATATGGAGCTAAGCTTGATGGGTTTCTGTTAGAGCCAATTAATTACTATGTTAGATATGGTGTCTTCTTTGGTGACGAATTATCAGAATCATTTAATTCAAAACTTTATAAATACGAACACCTTGACAATTCAAATGGTACTAACCCATTTATAAACTATTTAAAAGTTGGCCAGCGTAAGCGCGAAAAAACATTCCCAAATGTTAATAGCTTTCAACAGAACAAAAATATTGTTCTGCAATCAGGCCTTTTTGATTCAGAATTTTATCTAAAAGAAAACCCGGACGTTTTAGCTAAAAATATTGATCCACTTGAACATTTTTGCGTATATGGCTGGCGTGAATTACGAGAACCTAATCCTAACTTTGATTTATGGCAATATTGGCAAAGGCATTTAGATAGTACTCAAGAATTAATTAACCCTTTAGTTCATAGTATCATTAATGAATATAACGAACCTGTCGAAGCTATAGAATTAAGTAAAGGCCTCAGTTATGAGAGTCATCAGGAGATTAGAAGAGTCTGCCTTTTTGCTGGTTATGATAGTCAAGGTGTAATAGATACTTATGTTGTTGATTATTTAGCCGAAATTTCAAAATACGCTGATATTTATTATTTAGCTGATAGTGAAATTTTAGCTGATGAAATGAACAAGATTTCCCACATTGTGAAAGGAGCTTGGTCATTTAGACATGGAGCTTATGATTTTGGTTCCTATGCTAAATTGGCTTTGCACCTGGTTGGCTGGGAAAATATTTGCGATTACGATGAATTGATTTTAGCAAACGATAGTTGTTACCTGATTGATAAGTTAGGACCCGTTTTTGATAAAATGGACCAACAAGAATGTGATTGGTGGGGAATGCAAGCTACTAAAGGTTTATTTAGGACTCGTGAAAAGGAGTCGAATAGTTTTGCTGAGAACATACCTTTATCTGTTGTAAAAGAACGCTATCTCGAATCTTATAATCAAGAATATATGTATGACTTCCATATAGGCTCTTATTTTTTAACATTTAGAAAAGAAGTACTATTAGGGGGGGATTTAGAGGAAGTATTTAAGTCTGTAAAGAAAGAAAAAAATAAACTTAATATTATTCGCAAGTATGAGATTGGTTTAACACAAAGACTGATTAATGCAGGTTTTAATTTTTCATGTTTTATTGATGAACTTTATACATTTCACCCTATTTATACAAATAACCATTTTGCTTTAATTGAACAGGGATTCCCGTTTTTAAAACGATTTTTATTAACAGAAAACCACTATAAAATACCTAATTTATATGAATGGGAAAATAAATTAGAGCATTTAAAGCCGGGGATTAATTTAAAGCCTATAAATGACAACATATTACGAATAGCAGATAACGAAAAACTATATCGCAACCTTAATATTACACTAGATAGTGAAGGTGAACCTCAATACCCTGAGCTACTTACTGATGAGCAGTTTAAACAATGCGATTTACATTGTGAAAAGCATGATGATTGGTGGGTATTCCCCGTTTGTGCTTATGATAATAATTTTACGGGTAATGAAAGAGCATTATTTGAGCAGGTTAAAAATGATAAATCCATTAAAAAAATAATTCTTACGCGTAAAAATCATATTGATATTGAAGGTGATAATGTTGAAATAGTTCCTCTTAAAAGTAAGGCTGGGCAAGAGTTTTTGCTTGGTAGTAAATATATTTTTATTAAACATACTGCACAAAGAAATACTGTTTACCCATTAGATCCAAAGCAACATTTCTTTATTAACCTATGGCATGGTATTCCATTAAAGCGAATTGGATATACTTCTAAAGATTTGCAGCATTTGTTAGAGCCATTGGGTGAAGAACATGCGAAGCATCATAGTGTTATCTGTTCATCAGATGTCGACAGATTAGCGATGGCATCTGCGTTTTACCCTTTAACATATAACGATATGTGGATAACAGGTTTGCCAAGAATCGATTTAGTTCTTAAAAGCATAGGACAACTTCCAAGTGATTTATTGAAAGAACTCAATTATATAAAGGAACGTGTTGGGAATAAAAAGTTAATCCTCTTTTGCCCTACATTTAAAAATGGGCAGGATGGGAGCTATTATAGATTTACACCTCTAGATAAATTACGTTTAGAGACGTTTTTAAAAGATAATAATTATATACTAGGCATTCGTGAACACATGGCTGATAAAGCCAATAGTTATTATGCTAATTTGTCAGAACTACCTGTTATTAATTTAAACAATAATAAAGTATCTAACATTGAAATGATTTATAGGGTAGCAGATATATTAATTACAGATTACTCGAGCTGCTTTATTGATTTTATGGTAACAGGAAAGCCTATTTTCTCATTCGCTTATGATTATGAGCATTATATTAATAGCGAAAGAGGTTTGTTTTATGATTTAGAGTTTGCGGTACCAGGTAAAGTTTGCAAGTCTTTTGATGGCTTAATTAAGGGGTTGCAGGCGCTAATCGAAGAACCTGACAAGCACATATCAAAAGGTGAATATCAATTTAAACAAAATCTGTTCTTTAAATATCTTGATGCTAATAATTCGCAGAGACTAGTAGATAAAATAAAAGAGCTTTATAAGAAGGAACTATAA
- a CDS encoding glycosyltransferase family 25 protein, producing the protein MSSISKFFKQFDRVICLSLPSCIERRQYMENFKSQYKISNFEFFNAVGATSDQVVDFYKADLVKKFPSCFRCKKLVCGNDDCNNTLIPSQVATFLTYANLWQYMKDNKINNALIVEDDIVLVQQAERLCDEVLNNHTLAKSELFDYKPMLVRFGWALSSEHTSLDEVSLYFNKVRMSNPVHAINLEMASYLLKGFKKVETTVDVYQHKMMANESNSITVYPPLFYEMSWSTGEVESLIHPKLVRLDFLSNNSQDHTPEYEIAKNKLEQHCKHTSVYPILALGHPRCGSGYTAKLLTVFGLDVGHEKMGYDGICSWMFAVDDDYPFALNDEAANKRFKYFKHIIHHVRSPIDAIPSIMRDSEFSNLSHQFRRKHIKSAFNIDIDDFNNPLASAIASYVYWNLLIEKIEPQCRVRVEDQQEHLHQYLLDNLLISKLNLSEAEMPTADINKDKKYKGVVYRKPFIEEQDFNSVPKHLMEKLNALCSRYGYSNFPTIEKKLMTNESSVTNELDRFTKLTLKPQGWCESVKQQVPVDVSGDALPWWTYPSIEFMETVISQNTRVFEFGCGNSSLWWQKRVFQVVSVDHDLEWVNKILPNINRPHHLYHKGSGIQSSLEGQKIYQQYADRRPRGEFDYDDDKITRRGLNDIDFIGYAESILAQPGYFDCIVIDGMARRLCAHFAVKKLAKNGIIIFDNSNRSDYIEGYQYLVEEGFYQIRLSGAVAGAAFPSCTSIFIKSIESLPKVVFKKPLFDIPEY; encoded by the coding sequence TTGAGTTCGATATCTAAGTTTTTTAAACAATTTGACCGTGTTATTTGTTTATCTCTTCCTAGTTGCATTGAACGTAGACAATATATGGAGAATTTCAAATCACAGTACAAAATATCGAATTTTGAATTTTTCAATGCTGTCGGTGCTACGAGTGATCAAGTTGTTGATTTTTATAAAGCGGATCTAGTTAAAAAATTTCCAAGCTGTTTTAGGTGCAAGAAGCTCGTATGTGGTAATGACGACTGCAATAATACGTTGATTCCATCTCAAGTTGCGACGTTCCTTACCTATGCCAATCTTTGGCAGTATATGAAAGATAATAAAATCAATAACGCACTAATTGTTGAAGACGATATTGTTTTGGTACAGCAGGCTGAACGTTTATGCGATGAGGTTTTGAACAATCACACTTTGGCTAAATCAGAACTGTTTGATTATAAACCAATGTTAGTACGATTTGGTTGGGCACTGTCGAGTGAGCATACTAGCCTTGACGAAGTGAGTTTATATTTTAATAAAGTTCGGATGTCGAACCCTGTACACGCAATCAATTTAGAAATGGCTAGTTATTTACTGAAGGGATTCAAAAAAGTAGAAACGACTGTCGATGTATACCAGCATAAGATGATGGCAAATGAGAGTAACTCTATAACTGTTTATCCTCCGTTATTTTATGAGATGTCTTGGAGTACTGGCGAAGTTGAGTCACTGATTCATCCGAAGTTAGTAAGGCTAGATTTTTTATCTAATAATTCGCAAGATCATACACCTGAATATGAAATTGCAAAAAATAAGTTAGAACAGCATTGCAAACATACATCAGTTTACCCCATTTTAGCGTTAGGTCATCCGCGTTGTGGCTCAGGTTATACCGCTAAGCTCCTAACCGTGTTTGGGCTTGATGTTGGGCACGAAAAAATGGGTTATGATGGTATTTGCTCATGGATGTTCGCAGTGGATGATGATTATCCTTTCGCCCTAAATGATGAAGCGGCTAATAAACGTTTTAAATATTTTAAACATATTATTCATCATGTTCGGTCTCCTATTGATGCCATTCCAAGCATTATGCGTGATAGTGAGTTTTCTAACCTTTCTCATCAATTCAGGCGTAAACATATTAAATCAGCATTTAATATTGATATTGATGATTTTAATAACCCATTAGCAAGTGCTATTGCAAGTTATGTCTACTGGAATTTATTAATTGAAAAAATAGAGCCACAATGTCGCGTTAGGGTTGAGGATCAACAAGAACACTTACATCAGTATTTATTAGATAACTTATTAATTAGTAAGTTAAATTTGTCTGAAGCTGAAATGCCTACTGCTGACATAAATAAAGATAAAAAATATAAAGGGGTAGTTTATCGTAAGCCTTTTATAGAAGAGCAAGACTTTAATAGTGTTCCAAAACACTTGATGGAAAAATTAAATGCTCTTTGCAGTAGATATGGATATTCGAATTTCCCAACAATTGAGAAGAAACTAATGACTAATGAATCATCAGTAACAAATGAATTGGATCGTTTTACGAAGCTTACGCTTAAGCCTCAAGGCTGGTGCGAATCGGTTAAACAACAGGTTCCAGTTGATGTCTCTGGAGACGCATTACCTTGGTGGACTTATCCATCGATTGAGTTTATGGAAACTGTCATATCTCAAAATACTCGAGTATTTGAATTTGGCTGTGGCAATTCTAGCTTATGGTGGCAAAAACGAGTGTTTCAGGTTGTTAGCGTAGATCATGATTTAGAGTGGGTAAATAAAATACTACCTAACATTAATCGACCTCATCATTTGTACCATAAGGGCTCGGGTATTCAATCTTCATTAGAAGGGCAAAAAATATATCAGCAATACGCTGATAGGCGACCAAGGGGTGAGTTTGATTACGATGACGATAAAATCACACGTAGAGGTTTAAATGATATTGATTTTATTGGTTATGCGGAATCAATATTGGCTCAGCCAGGTTATTTCGACTGTATAGTAATTGACGGAATGGCTCGTCGACTTTGTGCTCACTTCGCAGTTAAAAAATTAGCTAAGAATGGGATTATTATTTTTGATAACTCTAATAGAAGTGATTATATCGAGGGGTATCAATATTTAGTTGAAGAAGGTTTTTATCAGATTCGATTATCAGGAGCAGTAGCTGGAGCCGCTTTTCCTTCTTGCACTTCTATCTTTATTAAAAGTATTGAGTCTTTACCCAAAGTAGTATTTAAAAAACCATTATTTGATATTCCAGAGTATTAA
- the tagD gene encoding glycerol-3-phosphate cytidylyltransferase, giving the protein MTKVITYGTFDMFHIGHLNLLKRLKSLGDELIVAVSTDEFNLLKGKKTLIPWQQRADIVAAIKYVDKVIPEESWEQKIEDINKYNIDTFVIGNDWEGKFDFLKEHCNVVYLERTEGVSTTLLKNSLSAIRNISKKDLINALDILEQLRADLE; this is encoded by the coding sequence ATGACCAAAGTGATTACTTATGGAACGTTTGATATGTTTCATATTGGGCATTTAAATTTATTAAAAAGGCTAAAGAGTTTAGGTGATGAACTTATTGTGGCTGTATCAACAGATGAATTTAACTTGCTTAAAGGTAAAAAAACACTAATACCATGGCAACAAAGGGCCGATATAGTTGCGGCAATTAAGTATGTCGATAAGGTGATACCTGAAGAAAGTTGGGAGCAAAAAATTGAAGATATTAATAAATACAATATTGATACATTTGTAATTGGCAACGACTGGGAAGGTAAATTTGATTTTCTAAAGGAACATTGCAATGTTGTATACTTAGAAAGGACTGAAGGTGTTTCAACAACTTTACTTAAGAACTCTTTAAGTGCCATTAGAAATATATCCAAAAAAGATTTGATAAATGCTCTGGACATACTTGAACAACTCAGAGCTGATCTTGAGTAG